In Arenicella xantha, the genomic stretch CGCATGCTTCGGGTCAACTGAATCCTTAACCAGCGACAGCTCCCACTCCAACCCAGGGGTCAATAATGAGCGCTGAATCAGCTTGCCATCGACCCATTCGAAGCGCAATTGGCCATCAGGGTTACGCAAGGCCGCCAAGCGATTTCCTTGTGGTGGAGCGGCTGGTCCAGTCGTGGTTAGATTCGGGTAAGCATCCGCCGTGCCATGACAATCCACGCAGTCGATTTCAACCGCATTCGCCACCTCACCATAGATATGCCCGTTGCCGTGTGAGTCTTGCGAAAAGTGACAATCCGAACAGTGCATCCCCTTGTCAGCATGAATCGACGACATGTGTACGCCCTTATCAAATTTCTCAGGGTCATCATCACTAATTGCATTACCTTGGGCATCTAATAACGTGCCTTCACGGTCGCGTTTATACACCGCACGAAAGTTCCATCCGTGCCCGTGATAGTCGGCAAATTGGGTATCACGAAGCTTCGGATTAAGTTCCGACACCTTGGCGACAAAATCAGGATCTGCCCACTTGCCCCGAGCCGCTGCGGCTTCAGGATTACGTTGGTTGGTTTGCCGGATTTCGGCATCCGTTGGATACTGCTGCTCTTCTGGCCACATATGTGGGGCATCCGACTCATAGTCCCACATGGTGTAGCCAAGATACGTATTGACGAACATATTAGGCTGGTGCATATGACAAATCATGCATTGCGAGGTCGGAATAGCGCGCGTGAATTCGTGCTTCAACGGGTGGCCCGATTCATCTTTGGGAATAGTTGGGTCGGCGGTTTGTGTTTTACCTAAATGCCCGAATTCAGCATACGGGCCTGAGTGTTTTGGATCACGATCATTGGCATAGACCACGTGGCAACCACTGCACCCTGATGAGCGATAATCGCCGGGATTATCGTTGGTGCCCAAAAACCACGACAGCGGATCGTTTAAGCGCGTCTTGGTGATATTAATCAGCGGCACTGAGATTCGACCACCAGTACCAGGCCCACGATTAGACTGACGAATATCCGGTCGACCTGGCTCTTCAAGCCGCTGCAACAAGCCAAGAGCATTCGGTATGCCGGTTTCCGGAAAGAGGTTTGATAGATTTCGTCCGCCGCGCTCAAAAACCCTAAAAATATCGCCGGGGCGCACGGTTTCCCATGCTGGCAGTGGCGCCAAACTCGGTAACACACCATGACGTTTTGCCAGCATTTCAGGCACGTTGGTGACGGGCCCAGCAATAGCGGCTGCTTCTCCCTCGCGGGTATACGCCTCGCCCAATATGTAATTCTTATAGGGCAATATTCCATTGTTATACGCCGCGCCGCCCCACAACATTGCGCCAGTTGACATCAAGCTACGCTTAGCCGCTTTAATGATAGGTAAATGGCAGGCACCGCAAGCTTCCTCTGCAATTCGATAATCGCCGGGATTAACAAATCGTACAAACTCTGGGCTTTCCCTATTTAACAAGGTGTAAGCATGCGGCGGATTCGCGCTCGAAGGTGAATGCCAGGTTTTAGGCAATGTTGGCTGCACATGAGCCAACGTCATCGCGGCTAAGTAAGCTGGTGCATAAGCATGGTCACTTGCGTGTTCATCCGCATGTCCGTCACTGTCAACAACTTGGCCAGTAGCGGGCTGAGGGTCTGCGCGAAAGTGTGCCGACAAACGCTCAACAGAATCGTGAGACTCGGGTTTTTCATGACTGTCTGCTACCGGCGCTTCAATACTTGAGTCGCCGCCGTGACAATCGGTGCATCCTAACACCACGGCGGGGTTACTGTGCATTGTGTGACGATCACTCGCGGTATGGCAACTGACACAGCCACTAGATTTAGTATCGGCTTCGGCTTGGGTTTGAGCCTTAGGTGCGGGCGGGTACACCGGGTATTCAATGACTAATGGTTCTTCGCCACTAGCGGCGTACAACGGCGCACTTACAACGCCGCACAGCGCAACGGCAGCCAGAGCCAGCAAGTTTCTAGAAATAATAGTAAGTCTAAGATTCATCATGAGTTAGTAAGCCAACACCAAATTTGCCAGAACAGAATACGGTCGCGTCTGTCCATAAAGATCTTTAAAACCGCTACCGGGATTCAATACCGCACCGGATAAACGAAACACGATATTTTGTGATGCAAAAGGCCGCCAGATCATCGCTGCCGAAAGGTCCTGCCCAATATTTTTACCCACCTTTGATTGGTTTCTTGCTAACTCAAGGCTCGAAGTATCATCAAACCACATCTGATTAAAATTCAAGGACAATCGAGTTTGCGGGGTCAAGTCAAAATCCGCCCCAACACCTAACACGGTAATACCGGGATTAGTAAAATTAGATTGACCATGCTCTTTAGACGAACGTAGCGACGGAATAATCGAATTTCGACCATTTAGTGCAACGCGACCACCACCAATGAGCGGCACATTTTGACGAATAAAAAACGCCGTATCACCGCCAGCAAACTGTGGATTTTCAAAAATTGCGTCGAAGCCAGTTTCACGTTGATCGAGCGGATTATCGTCACCACTAGAATGCAAAAGTGACGCCTTAGCGCGTATCCAGTCATAATCTCTGGATACTTCTGCCGCCACGAAATAGGCGTTTACATCGGTATTTTGATTGGTAAACACGCCATTGCTTTGATCGCCCAATGCATAATAAGCTGAATAAGTTAGGTTGTTGCGTCCAAAATGCCCATCACCACTCACGCCCAAATAAGTGACATCATAATCACGACCACGTTCAAATCCGAGTGAGCTTGGCCGCGCAATAAACTGGTTGTCGTCGAAGAAAAAATCACTCGACTCGCGGTTTCGATTATGAATTATCGAGGCTTGTGAGATGAAGCCTTTAGATGGAAAGTCTTGCCAATATAGATTGGCAATGAAAATATCATCTTTGCGAAGGTCATCAGTAATGTCATTCAATCCACTGTTTGATTCTTTCTCTAAGCGGCGAAACCAGGCCAGATTGTATTGAAAAATATTGTTGTTCCGAGTACCAAACAATCTGACACCGAGCTGATTATCCTGGAATAAAAATCCTCGAAAGTCACTGCTAAATGGCTGAATCCCGATACGAAAGCTATCGAAATCGTAACGGTCTGATACATTGCGAATATGGTAGTCCCAAAATGCACCCTGTAAGCCCACATAGCCCTCGGTACGCGTGTCACCTTGCGCAGGATCAGCTTTGAGCGCGCCAATTTCGTCAGCCACAGTATGATTAATATTAATCGCGGTGATCACGCGAAACTCATGATCTGGCGGCCGGAAAACTGTATCGCCTTTATACAAAACCCCTTCAACAATCAGATTTTCGTTAACGAGGTAAGTATCACCAGCCGCAACTAAGTCTAAATCGCCTGAACCAGCAGTGGTCGCCGCGCCAACCGGTATCGGAAAACGACGCGGCTCTACCACCGTATCGCTTATCACCGACAGATTCACAAACCAGTCTTTGCCGAATACGGGTCGATCACCTTTGATCGGGTTATTATTGTTATACGGATCCCACAAATTCTCTTCGTAACCTAAGGCATCGACAATTCGCCACCGGTCTGGCACTGGTGCAAGATCAGGTAATAACATTGCACGCGGCGTCGGCAAACGGTTTGGATTGCAGGGATCAGCTTCGTACACCAGCACCGGGTAATTGGGGCGGCGACGCGGCTGCTCAACCTCAGCGTCCGCCTGTTCACACACCACTGCACCATCTACGTTAACCATCTCGTCAGCTTCAGTCGGTGTCGCAGCGTGACTAGCTGCAAACCACAATCCACACAACAAGCCAACCATCGCGCGACCGACACCTAGGTTTGCACCTGGGTTTACGCCTGAGCCTGGCATGAGAGTCACCTTGCGGCTAGCTAGCTTGTCAGACATTATTTTCCCGCGCACGGCGATGCCTCGATAGAATCGATAAACGGTGCTTGCGGACAGTTTATGTAGCGCAAGCGAACACCTTGCGGTGACAAGGTGTCAGCGCGAATTGCTGGGTCGGCATTATTAATCGCCCCGCCTAATTCGACGCCAGCATTATGCAAGCCAAGAAATGAAATCATGTCATCCTGGTCAACTCCGTCACCGGAGACACCAATTCCACCAATCAATTGTCCGCCTCGATAAATTGGCACACTGCCGGGGAAAATCTGGATACCGTTGGCCAAATTCGGAATGCTAGTGCAGCCTGGTGCGGCTGAAATTAAGCGATCAATGCCAATCAAATTAAACTGTAAGCCAACATTAAACGGACTCCATACCTCAAAAGGAAAGCTCAACGGCCCGTTAGGGTTCCCGTCTATACCATCAGGGTAGAAGGGTCTAGATAGATTGCCACCGGCTCGATCCGAGAAAGCAATCCCGTCGGCGAGTGCGGTCGGTGAAACAAAGCTGCGTAGCGCATTTACAAAATGCTGTTGACCCGCGTCTATCAGCTTTTGACCGGCGTCGGCTCGTGAGAAAAACGCTGCCGTTCGAGCTTTTTGTAGGGAAACATCTGTGCCAAAAATCGGCGCATCAGGCGTACGAGCAATGCCTAAAATAATGCCATTACTGTCCACTACCGAAATAGAAACCCGCGCGCCGGAGTCTGCAGGGTTGCGAATTTGAGCGCGTGCCCGCATCGCCACACGCAATGCGTTACTGATTAACACTCGTACTTCATTCTCGGTAAGTGCAGCGGCGTCGGTTCCGGCTCTAATCGGAAATCGATCACCTAATACTACGGCAGGCACGCCGAACGCATCGCTCACGACAAATCCAGATTGTATCGAACCAAACGCAACCCCTGCTTTAACCGATCCGGTAAAAAAGCCAGCGACCGGCACAAACCTACCGCCAGCAAGCGAATCAACTGAGCTAGTACGTAGATCTTTATGTTCTGCGTCACTGAAGCGAACTAGTTTTCCGTCTAATGTTATCTGGCTAAGGACTTCTGGGGCACCAAAACCTCTAGTTGCCGCCAGCGCTACCAATTCATCAATAGATTGATCGATATCCGAAATAGAGTTATCAAGCGAGTACAAACCGTCGGCAATCACGCCAACACCGCCAATCACTTGTCCACCGCGGTACAACGGAAAACCACCGGGGTCAGCCGACAATCCAAGCGGCGAACCTTTTGGTCCTTGTGAGCCAACTTCAGAAGTCACTTCTGAGCATTGCAGCTGACTAAATTGAACGCCGAATAAGGGGCCTGCCGGTTGGTTAAATTCGCCAGGATTAAAATGCTCTTGCACAATTTGACTGGCAACACGCGTACTAAAAGAATTACCGCCGCTCGACAAATAGTTTCCAGTGATCGCTTTCGCGATGGCCGCAAAGCTCGCCGGTACCGGTTGCTGTTCAAGCCCATTGCCTTGTGCAATACCACGATTCGATGTCACCGTAACATTCTCAGCAGCACCGTTCATTTGATATACCGCCAAGACATTACCCGGCCGATCAACCACGGCAATGGTGGCTGCTACATTACGCGCTTTCGCTTCTGCCACGGCTTGCCCAACGACACGTCGAACCTCATCGGCACTCAAAATTGTTTGTGCATTCACGGCACCAAACAATCCCGCAACAAACAATCCCGCACATGCGCAACGCAACGTCCGTTTCCACACCGTCGGTCTTGGTTTTATTTGAACGTTGTTTTTCATACCAAAATCTCTCTCGCTATCAAGATTCATCATAGGTTAGTGGATGCTTTAGAAGGCTTGCTAGCACTATCACGAAGTGCTTGTTCAAGCGGCCGTTCGCCCGACCGCCAAGGCGCTAACGCAGGTCGATGAAACTCGTGACAAGCAATACAGCTCGTCGGAGTCTTACTCTCGTGCGAGCGCACACCGGTGTGACACGAATCGCAGACTGGCATATCCGGCATCAGCACATCGGTCGCTTGTTCAGACTCGGCTGCCGCGTGACACAAGCTACAATCTGACGAACGGTGGCTACGGTGATTGAAGACTGATTTCGTCATCCACTGTTCAGTTAATTTAACCTCGGCAACTTGCCAACTAAGTGCACCATCAGCATCACTTGTTTGACTGATTTCATGACAAGTTTTGCACGTGGTTCGAGTAAATACCTCTTCTGCTACACTCCGCGCTTTGCCCCACGGTTCTGCCATAGTAAGCGCTTGCGCTCCGCGTTGCTTAACTGAACCACCAGGCCGCCGCAACACGAAATCCTGTATCTCTTCTTGGGTCGGCGCGCGCCCAAGGCTGTTGCGTAAAAATTGTCGCGCATAAAACTCTTCCAGCGCTAATACTACCTGAGCAGGGTCGCCATGCGGAAGTTCACGCTCAGGCGCATCAGGATCAAACACCAAGGTATGACAGGCGCGACAATTGTTTTCCATGCTAATCGGCCGCATCAACTCCCCCGCGCCGTCGGTAACGTGACAATCATTACATACCAGTTGAGTATTCCCATCTGGGCCATCGACACCAGCCGCGTCAAGATGCACATCATGCGGAAAGCTTAAATTTGAATTCTCAACCGGGTTGTCGGCTAACTTTGCACGCTCAGCATGCCAAGTCATTGAGCCGGGTACGCCCTCTGCAGTAAGAATGCTAACTGACAATGCTGGATGTGGCGCAGGCTTACCTTTCTCACGATGCTCAAGCCCAAAGCCGCCAACATCTTCCAGCGCAGTCTCTAAACCCGATTCACTTAAGTCTTCATGACAACCAATACACAACTGGTCATCGTGCCGAACTAAGTTAGCAGGCTTATTATGTTCACGATGACAACTCGCACAGCGCACCTC encodes the following:
- a CDS encoding GlcG/HbpS family heme-binding protein, whose amino-acid sequence is MKNNVQIKPRPTVWKRTLRCACAGLFVAGLFGAVNAQTILSADEVRRVVGQAVAEAKARNVAATIAVVDRPGNVLAVYQMNGAAENVTVTSNRGIAQGNGLEQQPVPASFAAIAKAITGNYLSSGGNSFSTRVASQIVQEHFNPGEFNQPAGPLFGVQFSQLQCSEVTSEVGSQGPKGSPLGLSADPGGFPLYRGGQVIGGVGVIADGLYSLDNSISDIDQSIDELVALAATRGFGAPEVLSQITLDGKLVRFSDAEHKDLRTSSVDSLAGGRFVPVAGFFTGSVKAGVAFGSIQSGFVVSDAFGVPAVVLGDRFPIRAGTDAAALTENEVRVLISNALRVAMRARAQIRNPADSGARVSISVVDSNGIILGIARTPDAPIFGTDVSLQKARTAAFFSRADAGQKLIDAGQQHFVNALRSFVSPTALADGIAFSDRAGGNLSRPFYPDGIDGNPNGPLSFPFEVWSPFNVGLQFNLIGIDRLISAAPGCTSIPNLANGIQIFPGSVPIYRGGQLIGGIGVSGDGVDQDDMISFLGLHNAGVELGGAINNADPAIRADTLSPQGVRLRYINCPQAPFIDSIEASPCAGK
- a CDS encoding cytochrome c3 family protein, with amino-acid sequence MEDRNKKNNSPLSLEETNLSRRWPSWVLLAGILLLFLVVPIVSLMSGQLSSFLRSSPLPSDNAWISGPLSSAHKIPELNQNCQACHTVPFQKVQDDTCLTCHADAQQHIDGEMHPVVNLDEVRCASCHREHNKPANLVRHDDQLCIGCHEDLSESGLETALEDVGGFGLEHREKGKPAPHPALSVSILTAEGVPGSMTWHAERAKLADNPVENSNLSFPHDVHLDAAGVDGPDGNTQLVCNDCHVTDGAGELMRPISMENNCRACHTLVFDPDAPERELPHGDPAQVVLALEEFYARQFLRNSLGRAPTQEEIQDFVLRRPGGSVKQRGAQALTMAEPWGKARSVAEEVFTRTTCKTCHEISQTSDADGALSWQVAEVKLTEQWMTKSVFNHRSHRSSDCSLCHAAAESEQATDVLMPDMPVCDSCHTGVRSHESKTPTSCIACHEFHRPALAPWRSGERPLEQALRDSASKPSKASTNL